From the genome of Rhizobium binae, one region includes:
- a CDS encoding DUF1045 domain-containing protein: protein MRYAICFTPPASDPLSLVAANWLGRNVFSGDMLEPPAVRGLGIHEIAFHTAVPRRYGFHGVLKAPFHLSGDMSESQLLRDLMRFAGTLAPFQISRLEIARLGSFYSLMPSAPCEQIEYLASAIVQEFDRYRAPLSEADIERSDPDGLSAAQFANLHRWGNPYVMDEFRFHMPVTGSINAIDMPRIESALRTIFAPVLKEPVMVSNVALMIEEGTGGPFRVHSLHPMGKVSARRIA from the coding sequence ATGCGCTATGCCATTTGCTTCACGCCTCCGGCGAGCGATCCGCTGTCGCTTGTGGCCGCCAATTGGCTTGGACGAAACGTATTTTCGGGCGATATGCTTGAGCCTCCGGCCGTCCGCGGCCTCGGCATTCACGAGATCGCCTTCCATACCGCCGTGCCGCGGCGCTATGGTTTCCACGGCGTTCTAAAGGCGCCTTTCCATCTGTCGGGCGATATGTCCGAATCGCAACTCCTGCGCGATCTCATGCGTTTTGCCGGGACACTCGCTCCGTTCCAGATTTCACGTCTCGAAATAGCCCGGCTCGGCAGCTTCTATAGCCTGATGCCGAGCGCTCCTTGTGAGCAGATCGAGTATCTCGCTTCGGCAATCGTCCAGGAGTTCGATCGCTACCGCGCGCCGCTCAGCGAGGCCGACATAGAGCGCAGCGACCCGGATGGATTGTCGGCGGCCCAATTCGCCAATCTGCATCGTTGGGGCAATCCTTATGTCATGGACGAGTTCCGCTTCCATATGCCGGTGACAGGCTCCATCAACGCGATCGACATGCCCCGTATTGAATCGGCGCTGCGGACGATCTTCGCGCCCGTCCTCAAGGAGCCGGTGATGGTTTCGAACGTCGCTTTGATGATCGAAGAGGGCACCGGTGGTCCCTTCCGCGTCCACTCGCTGCATCCCATGGGTAAGGTCAGCGCGCGCAGGATCGCTTGA
- the uraD gene encoding 2-oxo-4-hydroxy-4-carboxy-5-ureidoimidazoline decarboxylase, with amino-acid sequence MLSRDDFVSRFGGVFEHSPFIAERAYDNGSVMGPLTASGVHAALAAVFRAASRQERLGVLRAHPDLAGRLAIAGELTEDSRKEQSGAGLDRLSPAEHARFSELNAAYVEKFGFPFIIAVKGLGKDDILSAFEIRIGNGPDEEFATATAQVERIALLRLTSMLPEGE; translated from the coding sequence ATGCTGTCGCGCGACGATTTCGTTTCCCGGTTCGGCGGCGTCTTCGAACATTCACCGTTCATCGCCGAGCGTGCCTATGACAACGGCAGCGTGATGGGGCCGCTGACGGCATCGGGCGTGCATGCTGCGCTTGCCGCCGTCTTCCGCGCGGCAAGCAGGCAAGAGCGTCTTGGCGTGCTCCGCGCCCATCCGGATCTCGCCGGGCGCCTGGCGATAGCAGGAGAATTGACCGAGGACAGCCGCAAGGAGCAGTCGGGTGCTGGTCTCGACCGGTTGAGCCCCGCCGAGCATGCCCGCTTCAGCGAACTCAATGCGGCCTATGTCGAAAAATTCGGCTTTCCGTTCATCATCGCCGTCAAAGGGCTCGGCAAGGACGACATCCTTTCGGCCTTCGAGATCCGGATCGGCAATGGGCCGGATGAAGAATTCGCGACCGCAACGGCGCAGGTCGAACGGATCGCACTGCTGCGCCTGACATCGATGTTGCCGGAGGGTGAATGA
- the puuE gene encoding allantoinase PuuE: MVSETYPRNLVGYGRKTPDPKWPGAARVAVQFVINYEEGGESSILDGDPGSENLLSEIVGAAAWPGQRNLNMESIYEYGSRAGFWRLWRMFTNLKVQATVYGVTLAMARNPEAVAAMKEAGWEIASHGYRWLEYKDFPEDLERKHILEAVRLHTELTGERPYGMYQGKPSDNTLRLVQEEGGFLYSSDSYADDLPYWVKGVDGKPFLIIPYTLETNDMRFATPQGFNAGDQFFTYLKDAFDTLYEEGKAGSPKMMSVGLHCRLVGRPGRAAALKRFIEYVLKHDKVWIPRRIEIAEHWHKHHQPDAL, from the coding sequence ATGGTATCCGAGACTTATCCGCGCAATCTCGTCGGCTACGGGCGTAAGACGCCCGATCCGAAATGGCCGGGCGCGGCACGCGTTGCCGTGCAATTCGTCATCAATTACGAGGAGGGTGGCGAAAGCTCGATCCTCGACGGCGATCCCGGGTCCGAAAACCTGCTGTCGGAGATCGTCGGCGCAGCCGCCTGGCCGGGGCAGCGCAATCTCAACATGGAATCGATCTACGAATATGGCTCGCGCGCCGGCTTCTGGCGGCTCTGGCGGATGTTCACCAATCTCAAGGTGCAGGCGACCGTCTACGGCGTGACGCTGGCGATGGCCCGAAACCCCGAGGCCGTCGCGGCGATGAAGGAGGCGGGCTGGGAGATTGCCAGCCATGGCTACCGCTGGCTCGAATACAAGGATTTCCCCGAGGATCTCGAGCGCAAGCATATTCTCGAAGCCGTGCGCCTGCACACCGAACTGACCGGCGAGCGGCCCTACGGCATGTATCAGGGCAAGCCCTCCGACAATACACTGCGGCTGGTGCAGGAGGAGGGCGGTTTCCTCTATTCTTCCGATTCCTATGCCGACGACCTGCCTTACTGGGTGAAGGGCGTCGACGGGAAGCCCTTCCTGATCATTCCCTATACGCTCGAAACCAACGACATGCGGTTTGCCACGCCGCAGGGCTTCAATGCCGGCGATCAGTTCTTCACCTATCTGAAGGATGCTTTCGACACGCTTTACGAGGAAGGCAAGGCGGGCAGCCCTAAGATGATGTCGGTCGGCCTGCATTGCCGTCTCGTCGGGCGTCCAGGCCGGGCGGCGGCGCTCAAACGCTTCATCGAATATGTGCTGAAGCACGACAAGGTCTGGATTCCGCGTCGCATCGAGATTGCCGAACATTGGCACAAGCACCATCAGCCGGACGCGCTCTGA